The Tripterygium wilfordii isolate XIE 37 chromosome 4, ASM1340144v1, whole genome shotgun sequence genome has a window encoding:
- the LOC119997980 gene encoding uncharacterized protein LOC119997980: MGEGADAFTRVTFLYKKKGEGCFASSQTTPRQLHFRRLSDEAPDDKGAPSLKPTPTLHLVKEERRIKVQGWFLNQFKRRLCFLDLVKLTSFNVSEFTWSIHCGCGKNLKFALRWIVVGRLNLLVLRRPLVSRAGEGDREAELRAEMVGRHVLLGILPVHRSWYLILIQGDGRRGLCRTSHIQGVVSKRGPRLFHQGRCRRPQECR; this comes from the exons ATGGGTGAAGGCGCAGATGCCTTCACCCGAGTAACCttcttatataaaaaaaaaggagaaggtTGCTTTGCTTCTTCTCAAACCACACCACGACAGCTCCACTTTCGACGACTTTCCGATGAAGCTCCAGACGATAAGGGCGCTCCAAGCTTGAAACCTACACCCACACTCCATTTGGTTAAAGAAGagagaaggattaag GTTCAAGGgtggttcttgaaccaattcaagaggaGACTTTGCTTTCTTGATTTGGTGAAACTAACAAGTTTCAAC gttagtgaatttaCGTGGAGTATACATTGCGGTTGTGGTAAGAACTTGAAATTCGCtttgag ATGGATAGTCGTAGGACGACTCAATCTTCTCGTACTACGGAGGCCACTAGTGTCGAGGGCAGGCGAGGGAGACCGAGAGGCCGAGTTAAGGGCCGAGATGGTAGGACGACACGTACTACTAGGCATACTTCCAGTACACAGAAGTTGGTACCTGATTCTGATACAGGGAGACGGGAGAAGGGGATTGTGCAGGACGAGCCACATACAGGGAGTGGTCAGCAAGCGAGGACCACGATTATTCCACCAAGGTAGGTGCAGGAGACCCCAAGAGTGCAGGTGA